The Panicum hallii strain FIL2 chromosome 9, PHallii_v3.1, whole genome shotgun sequence genome has a window encoding:
- the LOC112876875 gene encoding uncharacterized protein LOC112876875, protein MANGGGCLLAPYFCAALLSRRGQRAARLVLWGGESRAARHGKLVGQVMLDFAGTVVCRADGFYLGRPAPVLAIEDRLLAGATYLVLPVERLPQGYDALTAASLAALSYERAAGGGSSIAGGPKSPFEYVKGDDGRTVIKVTPEFLIGAVTSKTGAADREGGGDGGEEACAGVLCSTPELRKHYEQLVGATRGRAWSPRLDTIKERKGRRGFAAVSPGRLSPVAVRLLGLDANKGER, encoded by the coding sequence ATGGCCAATGGCGGAGGCTGCCTCCTGGCGCCGTACTTCTGCGCGGCTCTGCTGTCGCGGcgcgggcagcgggcggcgcggctggtgCTGTGGGGCGGGGAgtcgcgggcggcgcggcacgggaAGCTGGTGGGGCAGGTGATGCTGGACTTCGCGGGCACCGTCGTGTGCCGCGCCGACGGCTTCTACCTGGGCCGCCCCGCGCCCGTGCTGGCCATCGAGgaccgcctcctcgccggcgccaCCTACCTGGTGCTCCCCGTGGAGCGCCTCCCGCAGGGCTACGACGCGCTCACCGCGGCGTCCCTGGCCGCGCTCTCCTACGAGAGGGCCGCCGGCGGGGGGTCGTCCATCGCGGGGGGGCCCAAGAGCCCCTTCGAGTACGTCAAGGGCGACGACGGGCGGACCGTCATCAAGGTCACGCCGGAGTTCCTCATCGGAGCCGTCACGTCCAAGACCGGAGCAGCCGACAGGGAggggggcggcgacggcggcgaggaggcgtgCGCCGGGGTGCTGTGCAGCACCCCCGAGCTGCGGAAGCACTACGAGCAGCTGGTGGGCGCCACCAGGGGCCGCGCGTGGTCCCCGCGGCTGGACACCATCAAGGAGCGCAAGGGCAGGAGGGGATTCGCGGCGGTGAGCCCCGGGAGGCTGTCGCCCGTCGCCGTCAGGCTCCTGGGCCTCGATGCCAACAAGGGGGAAAGATAG
- the LOC112875625 gene encoding haloacid dehalogenase-like hydrolase domain-containing protein 3, producing the protein MAAPALRSAAARARAAALSGGRWLGTSSAAETERERGREKEEEEERAGWELSAAREYYDYRKSIYGDVTHRALLVDAVGTLVVPAQPTAQVYKSIGEKYGVKYSEDEILMRYRRAYEQPWGGSRLRYVDDGRPFWQHIVTSSTGCSDAQYFEELYQYFMTEKAWKLCDPDAENVFKALRRAGVKTAVVSNFDTRLRPLLQTLKCDHWFDAVAVSAEVAAEKPNPTIFLKACELLGVKPEEAVHVGDDRRNDIWGARDAGCDAWLWGSDVHSFKEVAERVGVEVANK; encoded by the exons atggcggcgccggcgctgcgctcggcggcggcgagggcgcgcgcggcggcgctctcGGGAGGGCGGTGGCTGGGGACGTCGTCCGCGGCGGAGacggagagggagagggggagggagaaggaggaggaggaagagagggCTGGGTGGGAGCTCTCGGCGGCGCGGGAGTACTACGACTACCGCAAGTCCATCTACGGCGACGTCACGCACCGCGCCCTCCTCGTCGACGCCGTCGGCACCCTCGTCGTCCCCGCCCAGCCCACGGCACAG GTGTATAAGAGCATTGGTGAGAAGTATGGAGTGAAGTATTCAGAAGATGAGATCTTGATGAGGTACAGGCGGGCATATGAGCAACCATGGGGCGGATCTCGTCTCAG GTATGTGGATGATGGGAGACCCTTCTGGCAGCACATAGTAACTTCTTCTACAGGCTGTTCAGACGCACAATACTTTGAGGAACTGTATCAATACTTTATGACAGAAAAG GCTTGGAAGCTTTGTGATCCTGATGCTGAAAATGTATTTAAAGCTTTAAGGAGAGCTGGTGTTAAAACTGCCGTTGTCTCCAATTTTGATACCCGTCTACGGCCACTTCTGCAGACCTTGAAATGTGACCACTGGTTTGATGCAGTTGCTGTTTCGGCTGAG GTTGCAGCGGAGAAGCCGAATCCAACAATATTTTTGAAGGCCTGTGAGCTTTTAGGTGTGAAGCCTGAAGAAGCCGTGCATGTTGGTGATGATCGCAGGAATGATATATGGGGCGCTAGAGATGCCGGCTGTGATGCTTGGCTCTGGGGCAGCGACGTTCACTCCTTCAAAGAG GTGGCTGAGCGGGTCGGCGTTGAGGTGGCGAACAAGTGA
- the LOC112875910 gene encoding homeobox even-skipped homolog protein 2-like, which produces MGHASWPPSSSAAVKAGAIVICVLLLLPAAAVAQQAPAEAAAAIDAEGDGNGTTRGGGGGRGGGGGGSRSKLVSSIDCQICEATCRVKCLINNLFQWGGCYQRCKGDNCNDWCR; this is translated from the coding sequence ATGGGCCATGCGTCCTGGCCGCCGTCGTCATCCGCCGCCGTGAAGGCGGGGGCGATAGTGATCTgcgtgctgctgctcctgccggccgccgcggTCGCGCAGCAGGCGCCcgcggaggccgcggcggcgatcGACGCGGAAGGCGACGGCAACGGCACCactcgaggcggcggcggcgggagaggcggcggcggtggcggctcgcGGAGTAAGCTGGTGAGCAGCATCGACTGCCAGATCTGCGAGGCGACGTGCCGCGTCAAGTGCCTCATCAACAACCTCTTCCAGTGGGGCGGGTGCTACCAGCGGTGCAAGGGCGACAACTGCAACGACTGGTGCAGGTAG
- the LOC112875685 gene encoding mitochondrial fission 1 protein A-like, with protein MDAFMDSVGSIFRGGDVLPWCDRDIIAGCEGEIAEAANEEQKNESLMRLSWALVHSRQPEDVNRGIGMLQASLDRHSSPLQTREKLYLLAVGHYRSGDYTRSRQLLERCLEIQPDWRQALTLQRLLEEKTRRDGMIGMAIITGAFGLVGLVAGGIIAAASSSSSSRKK; from the exons ATGGACGCGTTCATGGACTCGGTGGGCTCCATCTTCCGCGGCGGCGACGTCCTCCCCTGGTGCGACCGCGACATCATCGCC GGTTGTGAGGGGGAGATTGCTGAGGCAGCAAATGAAGAACAGAAAAATGAGAGCCTTATGAGGCTCTCCTGGGCGCTTGTTCACTCTAGACAGCCTGAAGATGTCAACCGGGGCATCGGAATGCTTCAAG CTTCACTGGACAGGCATAGCAGCCCGCTGCAAACAAGGGAGAAGCTCTATTTGTTGGCTGTTGGCCATTACAGATCTGGGGATTATACAAGAAGCCGACAGCTTTTGGAAAGATGCTTAGAG ATTCAACCTGACTGGAGGCAAGCTCTGACTTTGCAAAGGCTCCTTGAAGAAAAAACCAGAAGAG ATGGTATGATTggcatggctatcatcactggCGCCTTTGGACTTGTGGGGCTTGTTGCTGGTGGTATAATTGCTGCTGCCTCATCGTCATCTTCATCCAGGAAGAAATGA